From the Salvelinus sp. IW2-2015 unplaced genomic scaffold, ASM291031v2 Un_scaffold3551, whole genome shotgun sequence genome, the window GTTGCACACACGAGTTTAAGGAGAAGATGTTAAAAAGTGGGAGATCATTTCAGAGTATTAAGAAATCAGGGAACAGTACTCGTATTATAACTGGCAGCGTTCTAGGGCCTACGAGGTTACATACAGGGCGTTACTAGGGTTAGGGCGTTACTAGGGTTACATACAGGGCGTTACTAGGGTTACATacagtatggagagagagaggagaaacagcttTTGAAGCTGGGGTAACTAGGTAACTAACTTAACTGGGTAACTAGCAGCAACTGAACAGAATCATTGCATATAATTGTAGTGCAATGGGCAACATTCTTCTTAATAAAAGTTATCCTTCTCATTTGGTTGGTAACAAAATGTAGTACGTAAAATGTGTAACATGTCcatcaaccagtcagtcagtcagtacctgGGCCATGGTCCAGGAGKCCGAATCCAGCCACCTGGCTTTCTTTGTAATCAGCATATTTACCAAAATCAAGTTCCTTCATTTCAATATCAATTACTTTAAATCACACTTTATYATTTATCGAACCAATTAATATCTTAATTACTGATCTTAATATATTAAAAGATTTCTTGAGTTAATTGCAAAACCAGGGCTGGATTTCTGTTTTCTCTTGGACCAGGAGTGACCGGACTGACCTTGGAGCAGAATCAGAATAACAACAATGTGAACAACTTAAAGGTTAAAGATTTAcaacggtctgtctgtctgtctgtctaggaaAAGCTGTTCTCTGGATAGCTGACTTTGATGGCGCCCCAGTAACAAGCTCGTATCAGACAGATCAGACCCAGGAGGTAGGAGAACGCCCAGGACACATAGGTGGCATGGTAACGACTGGCAAAGTCCTGAGTCcccacctggagggagagagtagagagagaggagagtagacagacagacacagacagagagacagacagacagacagagtagagtagagcagacacagagagacagacagacagacagacagaggagagtagagagagaagagagtagacagacagacagacagacacagagacagacagacagacagacagacagacagacagacagacagacagacagacagacagacagacagacagagaaagaaacaaacagagagagacagacggagagagactcTCTGAATAATGAAATAATATAATGAATTATTCAGATTACTGTATCAACATTGTTATATTGTTACTGGTGATATTTAAATGAGGATTGTCACATCACTGAGGTGATTTTGTCACGTTTAACGCCATTATTAATGCCACTATCATCACGGTTCAATGTATTTCAACTAGAAAAAGGACATTTCCttattattaaaataataatgtgcatgtCTTGAATTATTTATGGTTAAATCTATTTTAATGACTCGAATGTAAATCGGAAAGAGGACAAACACTAAGTTGCNNNNNNNNNNNNNNNNNNNNNNNNNNNNNNNNNNNNNNNNNNNNNNNNNNNNNNNNNNNNNNNNNNNNNNNNNNNNNNNNNNNNNNNNNNNNNNNNNNNNNNNNNNNNNNNNNNNNNNNNNNNNNNNNNNNNNNNNNNNNNNNNNNNNNNNNNNNNNNNNNNNNNNNNNNNNNNNNNNNNNNNNNNNNNNNNNNNNNNNNNNNNNNNNNNNNNNNNNNNNNNNNNNNNNNNNNNNNNNNNNNNNNNNNNNNNNNNNNNNNNNNNNNNNNNNNNNNNNNNNNNNNNNNNNNNNNNNNNNNNNNNNNNNNNNNNNNNNNNNCCTGATAAGAAACAATCCTGCTTACATATGAGCACAAAAAGTTGAAATGGTAATCGAAGGAGCCTCCTCAGAACCACTTCACATACAATAGCAGCACCAGACCAGCTAAACAATATGATTCTTATTTATTTGgtgtattttaccccttttttctcccaaaTCTCGATCTGACAGTAATCATCCTCCAATTGCCgaatctctgtctcatctctctctcttatctatccccctgccaaaccctatcctaaccctgacgacgctgggccaattgtgcgccgccctatgggactcctggtcacagccggttgtgatacagcctgggatcaaacctgggtctgtagtgacgcctctagcactaagatgccgTGTCTTAGACCGCTCCACCATTCAGGAGGTCTAGTAGATTCTTTCTAGAATTATTATTATCTGATTATAATATGTTGTGCAAGCCTGAGTCTGGTAAATACGGGATGTCTGCGTCCTAAAatacaccctatatagtgcacttattttgaccagagtcctacgCTAGTGCCCTGTAGGGGGAATTTAGtatgccatttgtgatgcaaccATTGTTTCAGCCGGGGGGAAACACAGCGGTACTTACCGTTAATCCCACTCCGATAAAGATGCAGATCATTCCCACGGTGATGTAGGCACAACAACGCCTCCTTGGAAGAGCACTACCCACAGACGatctgtaggagagagagagaacgagagatagGAGTTTCTGAACAAATATCAATTCCTTCATGTGAAaaaatgtcagagagagagacagagagagagagagagagagagagagacagagagagagacagagagagacaaagagagagacaaagagagagacagagacagagagagacagagacagagagagacagagaatgagaaagagaactAGACAGCAGCTTTATAGGCCTAGCCGGTGAAATCCATGAATTTGGCTTCAATGAAACTACTGTAGCTAGTTTTCACAATGATCCAACTCTGCCAGGCATCGACATGATCTCGTAAGCTAGAGGCCGTGATTGGCTGGCTAGGGTCAGGGGAAATAGCCAAAGGTGAGTCACAtgtctagctgtgtgtgtgtgttcccttcaCATCCTCAGTAAGACTCCACTACCCCTCACATCACATGACCCTCATGGGTTCAGAGACATTCCTGGgatcattctcctctcctctctccctagtcttcattctcctctcctctctccctagtcttcattctcctctcctctctccctagtcTCCTGGGTCTCTGTGtcttcattctcctctctccctagtcTTCCTGGGTCTCTGtcttcattctcctctctccctagtcTTCATTCTCCTCTCNNNNNNNNNNNNNNNNNNNNNNNNNNNNNNNNNNNNNNNNNNNNNNNNNNNNNNNNNNNNNNNNNNNNNNNNNNNNNNNNNNNNNNNNNNNNNNNNNNNNNNNNNNNNNNNNNNNNNNNNNNNNNNNNNNNNNNNNNNNNNNNNNNNNNNNNNNNNNNNNNNNNNNNNNNNNNNNNNNNNNNNNNNNNNNNNNNNNNNNNNNNNNNNNNNNNNNNNNNNNNNNNNNNNNNNNNNNNNNNNNNNNNNNNNNNNNNNNNNNNNNNNNNNNNNNNNNNNNNNNNNNNNNNNNNNNNNNNNNNNNNNNNNNNNNNNNNNNNNNNNNNNNNNNNNNNNNNNNNNNNNNNNNNNNNNNNNNNNNNNNNNNNNNNNNNNNNNNNNNNNNNNNNNNNNNNNNNNNNNNNNNNNNNNNNNNNNNNNNNNNNNNNNNNNNNNNNNNNNNNNNNNNNNNNNNNNNNNNNNNNNNNNNNNNNNNNNNNNNNNNNNNNNNNNNNNNNNNNNNNNNNNNNNNNNNNNNNNNNNNNNNNNNNNNNNNNNNNNNNNNNNNNNNNNNNNNNNNNNNNNNNNNNNNNNNNNNNNNNNNNNNNNNNNNNNNNNNNNNNNNNNNNNNNNNNNNNNNNNNNNNNNNNNNNNNNNNNNNNNNNNNNNNNNNNNNNNNNNNNNNNNNNNNNNNNNNNNNNNNNNNNNNNNNNNNNNNNNNNNNNNNNNNNNNNNNNNNNNNNNNNNNNNNNNNNNNNNNNNNNNNNNNNNNNNNNNNNNNNNNNNNNNNNNNNNNNNNNNNNNNNNNNNNNNNNNNNNNNNNNNNNNNNNNNNNNNNNNNNNNNNNNNNNNNNNNNNNNNNNNNNNNNNNNNNNNNNNNNNNNNNNNNNNNNNNNNNNNNNNNNNNNNNNNNNNNNNNNNNNNNNNNNNNNNNNNNNNNNNNNNNNNNNNNNNNNNNNNNNNNNNNNNNNNNNNNNNNNNNNNNNNNNNNNNNNNNNNNNNNNNNNNNNNNNNNNNNNNNNNNNNNNNNNNNNNNNNNNNNNNNNNNNNNNNNNNNNNNNNNNNNNNNNNNNNNNNNNNNNNNNNNNNNNNNNNNNNNNNNNNNNNNNNNNNNNNNNNNNNNNNNNNNNNNNNNNNNNNNNNNNNNNNNNNNNNNNNNNNNNNNNNNNNN encodes:
- the LOC112076069 gene encoding type 2 phosphatidylinositol 4,5-bisphosphate 4-phosphatase, with translation MELRFNTLAKCPHCKKISSVGSALPRRRCCAYITVGMICIFIGVGLTVGTQDFASRYHATYVSWAFSYLLGLICLIRACYWGAIKVSYPENSFS